Within the Arachis duranensis cultivar V14167 chromosome 10, aradu.V14167.gnm2.J7QH, whole genome shotgun sequence genome, the region TATAATATCTATATTATTGTCAAAGAAGCTTGGATTACTATTGTCTGTTTAGTATTTCCATAAATTCTAGTTGAGTTTTTAAGGTTTTAAGTGTGTTTCTTTAATAATTTGTCCAATTTTAACAAATAATCCAATCATCACTTTCAATTTCTTGGATCCTCTTTATGTTATTCTATCATGTTTCAGTCTCCACATTGAGTTTGATGATAGAGATTGAAACAGAAACAAGAAATATGAGAGGATCTGCTACGCATATAGATTCACCTTCAATATATAATATGCATTAAATCATACCCTGTTTATATTATTTGTCTATATACATTAAGTTCTACTTTTACAAGCAAAATAGGTGAGTCAAAAGTATATGATCATTTTAATTACAAGGTTGTTACTCTCATATTCCATTATGACAGTGTCTCCTGATTTCTTggaaaattttgttaatttcaagAGTTGCGACGGGCCGACGGCGCTTTTATGTTGGTGTTTGTAGAAGATAACAGCAAAATTTGTTGCCATTTCTTCTATGATGCTGTCTGAGTTGGATGAGGAACTAGCTACCATGGTTCAGAGCTATTACCGAGGAAGTTTCTGGCGTAAGTTGGCTGACTCCAACCTTGTTCCATCATGATGAGGTTCAAGCGCATCATCAGTTTATCCGCCGCATCGTCTTCGAGACTGCTAAGAGGGTCCGATGAATTCACTTCAGCTTGCAAGTTCTGCAAAAAAGTTGGAATGGTGCAAACCTTGTTCagttagaataaaaaaaaagttggaaTGGTGCAAACCTTGTTCAGTTAGAATAAACTAAACTATCACTTTAATCCTCGAAAGATTATAAACTGACAATTTAACCCTCAGAAAAAATTCACCTGTGGCCGCCACAAACCAaatagtatttgataaaatgccccaaagtcTCCTGTTTCGGCCTAAACTTTGGGGCGTTTTGTCAAAACTTCTTTATCTTTAGAAGGCCATAGGCGTATTTCTTTCTTCCGTAAATTAAATTTGTCAGTGTCTACTTAAGGAAGAAGTTATTTGCGCATTGCATATTATTGCTAATAGTACCTTCAATTCCTGGTACTTGTTCAGGTATTGCAGTGATTGCTCATATAAACCACAGTGATAGAGAAGAATGCTGTAATCTCTGAACTCGTTCGCATCATTATTATTCATGAGGATAAGGCGTTCGCATGCTGAAAGAATGGGGAAAATGATTGGTgttaaatcaaaatattcaaaactTTCATCCAGGATAATTTATTGTTCCTCCCTAAGTAAAGTAAACTGGAGAAAATGCAGAGAAATATTGTCCTAGCAAGGTTTTAAATGTGTTGCAGCAATGGCAAACTACATCAACCAGCAGTTAACAACAGCCACAAAATTGGTCACACCACACATCCACATCTTAGGACAATGGGAAGATAAATTTGTGCAAGTGAACTCAAATCAGAGGAATTGATTGGTTTtcctattttcattttcatctgtCATGTTTGATTAGGAAAGCACCCGCACCTGCCCTGTCCTATTCTAATCACCTATTTGGAGCATgaattcttttattaaaatcttCATTATATTGGTAATTGAAGATTTTACtttatttgtttcaattttttctgcTAATTTTGCAGAACAATAGAGAGAAACTGCATCAAATGCATACCAGACAATGAACGCCTCATGTCCCCAAATCGCACGCTGGTCCAAACACCTCGATCCAGCCTATGTTGAGCAGCCTTAGCTGATGCAATTTGAGATCCACTGCAGTTGACAAACTTTCCAATTAGCACTTACATAAAATGATATGGAAGAAACAAAAACAGTTAGGAATATCATAATATGAGGTACCTTTCTCCAACAAAATCCGATCTGTCGACACAGTTAGCAGCATGTGCTGCCCTTAAGAATAAACTCTTGTTACTATCATGCTGGAAAGGCCAGAATGCATGCTTGAGATTATTTAAGACCTGCACAGAAAGGCCAACATAAGTGCCTTATTATGATCATCACGCTTCACATTACTTAAGATCTGCACATATAGGCTAACACACATGTCTAACGTTAGAAATTGGCTACGAGAACTACATCGACAGATATCCAAACTAGGATGGCAGAAAACATTAAATCACCGCATCAAAATTAACCGAAAAGTAATAGACTTCAAATGGCAGGGTGTGAAAGAAGCTTCATGAGTTTACATATGCTGAAGTTATTTACATAAAAGATGCCTTTTACACAAGTTTTCCATCATTGTTGAGTATGACGTGGGTCAGAGGTATGCAGTCATTCCCAATTCTCCAATCAATGAACCAAAAGGCGTAATGAAATTCATAATGCAAATGAGAGATGGGCGAACTCTACACTTCTAGCGTGGATTTTGACTTAGAGGCGCGCACACATCAACATTGTGCCAATTTTTGTACTAGAGAAAATCTAAACAttttatatttccattatttgttTGTAGAGGAAATATAGAGTGAAGTGCAAGTTACATTCATGAGGGAAGAAAATTTCGGCATCAAAATATAAAAGGCCCCACAAACGAAGCATTTTCATAATTTCTGAGTATATGAGTGACAGCATCACAGCTGATCCTGAACGGTGAGTCAAAACCTGCCCAAAACACATTACATCTATCAAATGATAAAGCAGCAACAGGTTTTCTCTTTAGTAACAACTTGTAAATAAGAGGGATATAAATCATACTGAGTGGAGATATAGTGGCCGTAACTCCATCAGATTTTCGTTGGCTCTGCTGAAACCCTTCAACAATAAAG harbors:
- the LOC107471645 gene encoding uncharacterized protein LOC107471645 — protein: MSSLTPAPSSLSRTSFFAIPSAFSKFQLCPLPSVPSSSSSSSRVLCRGGSSVQHVATDFKLVLHDALDASGIDTTHARKAREEFCSQIRRFTEIEKETSICINRSVDLGRTALYIAAEDDSLVSHSSVPLPVDAFISRLDDLSMDYCPHYKPEYDSSPEKFLESIERFLYVHKGFSRANENLMELRPLYLHSVLTHRSGSAVMLSLIYSEIMKMLRLWGLLYFDAEIFFPHECTYVGLSVQVLNNLKHAFWPFQHDSNKSLFLRAAHAANCVDRSDFVGESGSQIASAKAAQHRLDRGVWTSVRFGDMRRSLSACERLILMNNNDANEFRDYSILLYHCGLYEQSLQYLNKYQELKNLQAEVNSSDPLSSLEDDAADKLMMRLNLIMMEQGWSQPTYARNFLGNSSEPW